A genome region from Sulfolobales archaeon includes the following:
- the lysW/argW gene encoding alpha-aminoadipate/glutamate carrier protein LysW/ArgW produces MNARCPVCGRPLEIPEDPVSGELVDHDCGATIEIIVSGEGIKLKPFQGVGEDWGE; encoded by the coding sequence ATGAACGCCAGATGCCCTGTATGTGGTAGGCCCCTAGAAATCCCTGAGGATCCTGTTTCGGGCGAACTCGTGGATCATGATTGCGGTGCAACAATAGAGATCATTGTTTCGGGTGAGGGGATCAAGTTAAAGCCTTTCCAAGGCGTTGGAGAGGATTGGGGAGAATAG